In bacterium, the following proteins share a genomic window:
- a CDS encoding aminopeptidase, giving the protein MNDDNGQSGMRAAVGVICRDCMGLRPGETLLLVADPFGLETAEVILRHAQAGGYGCRLAPIPLVERAGQAPEGFGRELLASAEAALLLTWRSLSHTEARRQACREDGVRIASLPGFRLEMLARLFPPGSAETVAAATRQAAALLDGADRVRVQAEAGTDITFSLAGRHIYLDTGLYREPGRFGNLPAGEVAAAPVDRSAGGVLVVDVAFAGLGEVDRLRLYLEGGCLRAAEGPGADEVMKLLHGPAERVSAEFGIGVNRLARTGALTLEAEKACGTVHFAFGDSHSFGGANAAAGHWDAVLRCASIEVDGRRVELPRPVTWQPGEIALNSDSQGTQP; this is encoded by the coding sequence GTGAACGATGACAACGGTCAGTCCGGGATGCGGGCCGCGGTCGGGGTGATCTGCCGCGATTGCATGGGCTTGCGGCCCGGCGAAACCCTTCTGCTTGTGGCCGACCCGTTCGGCCTGGAAACAGCCGAGGTTATTCTGCGTCATGCGCAGGCGGGCGGGTACGGTTGCCGCCTGGCCCCGATCCCGCTGGTGGAGCGCGCAGGCCAGGCGCCGGAGGGGTTCGGCCGCGAGCTGCTGGCCTCGGCCGAGGCGGCGCTCCTTCTCACCTGGCGCTCGCTGTCGCACACCGAGGCGCGCCGTCAGGCCTGCCGCGAGGACGGCGTCCGGATTGCCTCGCTGCCGGGGTTCCGGCTGGAGATGCTGGCGCGCCTGTTCCCACCCGGATCGGCGGAGACGGTGGCAGCGGCCACGCGTCAGGCCGCTGCGCTGCTTGACGGGGCTGACCGGGTGCGGGTGCAGGCCGAGGCGGGCACGGATATCACGTTCTCGCTGGCCGGACGGCATATCTACCTGGATACGGGCCTCTACCGCGAGCCGGGACGGTTCGGCAACCTGCCGGCTGGTGAGGTCGCCGCAGCGCCGGTGGACCGCAGCGCCGGTGGCGTGCTCGTGGTGGACGTGGCTTTCGCCGGGCTGGGCGAGGTGGACCGGCTGCGGCTGTACCTGGAGGGCGGCTGTCTCCGCGCGGCCGAGGGGCCCGGGGCGGATGAAGTCATGAAGTTGCTGCACGGCCCGGCCGAGCGCGTCTCGGCCGAGTTCGGGATCGGCGTCAACCGCCTGGCGCGCACCGGGGCGCTCACCCTGGAGGCCGAGAAAGCCTGCGGCACGGTGCATTTCGCGTTCGGTGACAGCCACTCGTTCGGCGGGGCCAACGCCGCGGCGGGCCACTGGGACGCCGTGCTGCGCTGTGCGTCGATCGAGGTGGACGGCCGACGGGTGGAGCTGCCCCGGCCGGTTACATGGCAGCCGGGGGAGATAGCTTTGAACTCAGACAGTCAGGGAACGCAGCCATGA
- a CDS encoding glycosyltransferase — MKNLLLVSYFFPPHGGAGVLRPLETVRLLEGLGWRCSVVAGPAEGYWFSDPELLERVPASAEVRRTRAWSGPRLLRRGSAGPRRNEALIGRLRRVADWLPLPDVYCGWVPFAVHAAMELARKADCILSTSPPESAHCVAGYVARRTGLPWVADFRDPWLHGLYRCYPSRWQRAWQAGYEARAVRHASLVIANTPEAEEDFRVRYPGLPKAKFQTVPNGFDPEEFSRLTRPQPQPGVFRLVHAGGLTLERDPLPFVRAFARVRETLSGRLRLVLELIGPLAPRFLEQARGLGLGPDLELPGWVGRRTALERLAAADCGVLIEAFRAGAELVTPLKLYDYLGAGLPVLAVAPAGAATRTVESLDAGLAVTSPDEDAIAAALEALIERVRSGGETLRGRIRAAASGFERGRQVERLAGLIEHMLP; from the coding sequence ATGAAAAACCTTCTGCTCGTCTCCTACTTTTTCCCACCACACGGCGGCGCGGGAGTGCTGCGCCCGTTGGAGACAGTGCGCCTGCTGGAGGGTCTGGGCTGGCGCTGTTCGGTGGTGGCGGGGCCGGCCGAGGGCTACTGGTTCAGCGACCCGGAGCTTCTGGAGCGCGTGCCCGCCTCGGCCGAGGTGCGCCGCACCCGCGCCTGGAGTGGCCCGCGCCTGCTTCGTCGCGGCAGTGCGGGACCGCGGCGGAACGAGGCCCTGATCGGACGCCTGCGCCGGGTCGCCGACTGGCTGCCCCTGCCGGATGTCTACTGCGGCTGGGTGCCGTTCGCCGTGCACGCGGCCATGGAGCTGGCCCGCAAAGCCGACTGTATCCTCTCCACCAGCCCGCCCGAGTCGGCCCACTGCGTGGCCGGCTACGTGGCCCGCCGCACCGGGCTGCCCTGGGTCGCCGATTTCCGCGACCCCTGGCTGCATGGCCTCTACCGCTGCTATCCCAGCCGCTGGCAGAGGGCCTGGCAGGCGGGTTACGAGGCCCGCGCCGTGCGCCACGCCTCCCTGGTGATCGCCAACACGCCCGAGGCGGAGGAGGATTTCCGCGTGCGCTATCCCGGGCTGCCCAAGGCCAAGTTCCAGACTGTGCCCAACGGTTTCGACCCGGAGGAGTTCAGCCGACTCACCCGCCCGCAGCCGCAGCCCGGCGTGTTCCGCCTGGTCCATGCCGGCGGCCTGACCCTGGAGCGCGACCCGCTGCCGTTTGTCCGCGCTTTCGCCCGGGTGCGGGAGACATTGTCCGGACGGCTGCGCCTGGTGCTGGAACTGATCGGGCCGCTGGCCCCGCGTTTCCTGGAACAGGCCCGCGGCCTGGGACTGGGCCCCGACCTGGAGCTGCCGGGCTGGGTCGGCCGCCGCACGGCCTTGGAGCGCCTGGCCGCCGCCGACTGCGGCGTGCTGATAGAGGCGTTCCGCGCGGGCGCCGAACTGGTCACGCCGCTAAAGCTGTACGACTACCTGGGCGCGGGCCTGCCCGTGCTGGCCGTGGCCCCCGCGGGCGCGGCCACTCGCACCGTGGAGAGTCTGGACGCCGGGCTGGCGGTCACCTCACCGGATGAGGACGCCATCGCCGCTGCGCTGGAGGCGCTGATCGAGCGGGTGCGGAGCGGGGGCGAGACCCTGCGCGGCCGTATCCGCGCCGCCGCGTCCGGGTTCGAGCGCGGCCGCCAGGTGGAGCGCTTGGCCGGCCTGATCGAACACATGCTACCCTGA
- a CDS encoding DNRLRE domain-containing protein — protein sequence MRLDRFCAVLLTIGLLAVLPLRAAVVDTLYCDADVTITGAAPYLMSPGGGHQGYLSVGQSDLREGEGENRAFLRFDLNGIDPASIQSAELHLWKTRSRSDSLRVYAVESDIWDEYETAWLNAPPMGQVLATGLCGQGWSVYDLTGWARSQNNDHLSLGLRTVNPYTQFLGINSREGGAPPRLIVRHEGPARGDPAPTPGFPSSSALEHGVYVHGAGGYRKVASISDAVAEVRPGEEVVLGPGVYYESFTLSGEGTPEQPLKIRGDGNPRPAVDGSLSTAWKNTDRGLIMVTGKNWIIQHLDIRNAHPWGEAESNSGCFYIHQAENTVIRDCGIYFGGDGIFSTDASKELTVENCEVAYNSFPHAGYEHGFYVCNAGTVTVRYSYIHHNGGQNFKTRAEDCVFAYNYVEAPGNYQLDFSEGEKFEDEDAMLIGNTIVTNNRYRSNNQYIVFGENRHGGSLFLYNNTFVNLYPANGDAWIHMWFPDATPVGETTLSAWNNAFYFQAGSASMKFYDSEKSIPVSGGNNWFVQGTSGVPSTVSGSLYGDDPGFTDLAAGDFVPRQNSPLVDAGSAAAPELPGHQNLQRRLDQPRTVIGAAPDIGAYEYDQAAQGGSSLEWDFNPDGRLDLKDVIVFLLKIGTGAQSLSMDVNGDGNVSLSDAVALVRELRRSHASVLAGAGEFEPLGGLD from the coding sequence ATGAGACTGGACCGTTTTTGCGCCGTGCTCCTTACGATCGGGCTTCTTGCTGTCCTGCCGTTGCGAGCTGCAGTGGTGGATACGCTTTACTGCGACGCCGACGTGACGATTACCGGCGCGGCGCCCTATCTCATGTCACCCGGCGGAGGACATCAAGGTTATCTCTCGGTGGGCCAGAGCGATCTGCGGGAAGGGGAGGGCGAGAACCGCGCTTTCCTGCGTTTCGACCTCAACGGAATCGACCCGGCCTCGATTCAGTCCGCCGAGCTGCACTTGTGGAAGACCCGCTCGCGCAGTGATTCGCTACGGGTGTACGCGGTGGAGTCCGACATCTGGGACGAGTACGAGACAGCCTGGCTGAACGCCCCGCCCATGGGCCAGGTGCTGGCGACCGGCCTTTGCGGCCAGGGGTGGAGTGTCTACGACCTCACCGGCTGGGCCAGGAGCCAGAACAATGACCATCTTTCGCTGGGCCTGCGCACGGTCAACCCTTACACTCAGTTCCTGGGGATCAACAGCCGCGAGGGCGGGGCCCCGCCGCGGCTGATCGTCCGTCATGAAGGTCCCGCGCGCGGTGACCCGGCCCCCACGCCGGGTTTTCCCTCGTCGAGCGCCCTGGAGCACGGGGTGTATGTCCACGGCGCGGGTGGCTACCGCAAGGTGGCCAGTATCAGCGATGCAGTGGCGGAGGTCCGTCCGGGCGAGGAGGTCGTGCTCGGTCCGGGCGTTTACTATGAATCTTTTACCCTGAGCGGTGAGGGCACCCCGGAGCAGCCGCTCAAGATCAGAGGCGACGGCAATCCGCGGCCCGCGGTGGACGGTTCGCTCAGCACCGCCTGGAAAAACACGGACCGCGGCCTGATCATGGTCACGGGCAAGAACTGGATCATCCAGCACCTGGATATCCGCAACGCCCATCCTTGGGGCGAGGCCGAGAGCAACTCCGGCTGCTTCTACATCCACCAGGCCGAGAACACGGTCATTCGCGACTGCGGGATATATTTCGGCGGCGACGGCATTTTTTCCACCGACGCATCGAAAGAGCTGACAGTCGAGAACTGCGAAGTGGCCTACAACAGTTTCCCCCACGCCGGTTACGAGCACGGTTTCTATGTCTGCAACGCCGGCACCGTGACCGTGCGTTACAGCTACATCCACCACAACGGCGGCCAGAATTTCAAGACCCGCGCCGAGGACTGCGTTTTCGCCTACAACTACGTTGAGGCGCCCGGCAACTATCAGCTCGATTTCTCCGAGGGTGAGAAATTCGAGGACGAGGATGCGATGCTGATCGGCAACACGATTGTCACCAACAACCGTTACCGCTCCAACAATCAGTATATCGTATTCGGCGAGAACCGTCACGGCGGCTCGCTTTTTCTCTACAACAACACCTTTGTCAATCTCTATCCCGCCAATGGAGATGCCTGGATTCACATGTGGTTCCCGGATGCCACGCCGGTGGGCGAAACCACCCTTTCGGCCTGGAACAACGCTTTCTATTTCCAGGCCGGCAGCGCGAGCATGAAGTTCTACGATTCCGAGAAATCCATTCCGGTCTCGGGCGGCAACAACTGGTTCGTGCAAGGCACGAGCGGGGTGCCCTCCACAGTGAGCGGCTCGCTCTACGGGGATGATCCGGGGTTCACCGACCTGGCGGCCGGAGATTTCGTGCCGCGCCAGAACAGCCCGCTGGTGGATGCCGGCAGCGCGGCCGCCCCCGAGCTGCCCGGCCACCAGAACCTTCAGCGCCGCCTGGACCAGCCGCGCACCGTGATCGGCGCGGCCCCGGATATCGGAGCCTACGAGTACGACCAGGCCGCTCAGGGCGGATCGTCACTGGAGTGGGATTTCAACCCGGACGGACGGCTGGACCTGAAGGACGTGATCGTGTTCCTGCTGAAAATCGGCACCGGCGCGCAATCGCTCTCGATGGATGTGAACGGCGACGGGAATGTGTCGTTGAGCGATGCGGTGGCGCTGGTGCGTGAGCTGCGCCGCAGCCACGCCTCGGTCCTGGCCGGTGCCGGTGAGTTCGAGCCGCTGGGGGGGCTGGATTAG